A single bacterium DNA region contains:
- a CDS encoding creatininase family protein, giving the protein MKFEEMKPKEIDEVLQKTPVAFIPWGSLEWHGVQNPIGLDALKAYYLCLKTAEKTGGVVLPPIFCGYQTIKPYLGFKKTLEISRETVQALASEYLEQLYDEGFRIFVILMGHYGAEHVKALKEVAEEFLKNHPDARGIFAPDPTFLAKHGITGGHADFYETSLMMFFRPELVDLSLLPKEREITVEEDGIGGGDPRKATIEEGKRIAELIVEELAKEVENLLSELKG; this is encoded by the coding sequence ATGAAATTTGAGGAAATGAAGCCAAAAGAAATTGACGAAGTCCTTCAAAAAACCCCTGTTGCATTCATTCCCTGGGGCTCGCTTGAATGGCATGGTGTCCAAAATCCCATCGGTCTGGATGCCCTCAAAGCTTACTATCTCTGCCTTAAAACAGCCGAGAAAACTGGCGGAGTCGTCCTTCCTCCCATCTTTTGCGGATATCAAACTATCAAACCCTACCTTGGCTTCAAGAAAACGCTTGAGATATCAAGGGAAACCGTTCAAGCTCTCGCAAGCGAATATCTTGAGCAGCTTTACGATGAGGGTTTCAGGATATTCGTCATCTTGATGGGACACTACGGAGCTGAACATGTCAAGGCATTGAAGGAGGTCGCCGAGGAGTTCCTTAAAAATCACCCCGATGCAAGGGGAATCTTTGCTCCCGACCCAACATTCCTCGCAAAACACGGCATCACTGGTGGACATGCCGATTTCTACGAAACATCCCTCATGATGTTCTTCCGTCCAGAGCTTGTTGATTTGAGCCTCTTGCCAAAGGAAAGGGAGATAACGGTTGAAGAGGACGGCATCGGCGGAGGAGACCCAAGAAAAGCTACAATTGAAGAAGGGAAGAGAATCGCAGAGCTAATCGTTGAAGAGCTCGCTAAGGAGGTTGAGAATTTATTAAGCGAGCTGAAGGGGTGA
- a CDS encoding site-specific DNA-methyltransferase, with protein sequence MVYDEEMKWNCTIHDPFPREGEFPLPKYPSEDEDPIYLGELFKSKPSLFPTLLEKSYNGKYLLSPENRGSSPGARLFLQGEKLIVKRRYTVYQNLVADFLKYWKNQRGITIKQIDKYFGYKDTAGHWLRKDSGRWGKGGAIPSPSDWNKLKELLGFPPIYDKWIKEVHLILQTVRPHPKGRNPGDVWSINLQPLSMPHFASFPEELVERCIKLGCPPKGVVLDPFPGSGTVGKVARDLGRKAVLIEIVEDYAELISHRCEGDCFVIKGLKAESER encoded by the coding sequence ATGGTTTATGATGAGGAGATGAAGTGGAATTGCACCATCCACGACCCTTTCCCTCGGGAGGGAGAATTCCCACTACCCAAATATCCTTCTGAGGACGAGGACCCTATCTATCTGGGCGAGCTTTTTAAAAGCAAGCCCTCTCTTTTCCCCACTCTCCTTGAGAAAAGCTATAACGGGAAATATCTTCTCTCGCCCGAGAACAGGGGCTCTTCACCAGGGGCAAGGCTTTTTCTTCAAGGGGAAAAGCTCATCGTTAAGAGAAGATACACCGTTTATCAAAACCTCGTTGCCGATTTTCTCAAATACTGGAAGAATCAGCGCGGAATAACGATAAAGCAAATTGATAAATATTTCGGCTACAAGGACACCGCCGGGCATTGGTTGAGGAAGGATAGCGGAAGATGGGGGAAAGGGGGCGCCATTCCTTCTCCCAGTGACTGGAATAAGCTGAAAGAACTGCTTGGTTTCCCGCCGATTTATGACAAATGGATAAAAGAGGTTCACCTCATCCTTCAAACCGTTAGACCTCATCCCAAGGGGAGAAACCCAGGCGATGTATGGAGCATAAATCTTCAGCCTCTCTCTATGCCTCACTTCGCTTCTTTCCCAGAGGAACTCGTGGAGAGATGTATAAAATTAGGATGCCCTCCTAAAGGAGTAGTGCTTGACCCCTTTCCCGGCTCGGGAACCGTGGGGAAAGTCGCAAGGGATTTGGGAAGAAAAGCGGTTTTGATAGAGATAGTGGAGGATTACGCTGAACTGATCTCGCATAGGTGTGAAGGGGATTGTTTTGTGATAAAAGGCTTAAAAGCGGAAAGCGAAAGATGA